In the genome of Nycticebus coucang isolate mNycCou1 chromosome 12, mNycCou1.pri, whole genome shotgun sequence, the window AGCATGGAGTTTCATGTATACACTTGCACTTGTATTTCTAATGCATCAGTGATTTAAACCAGATGCTGCATTACAAAATTGTAGAGAGAATAATGCTTACTACCCTGCGGTCTAGATAAAGAAAACTTACGCAATTTTAGAAGTTGGTCAAATATAACAAGGTCAAAAATTGTTTCTCATGGAGAATTGACTttcctggttttatttattttaagaaatagaaaaatctctttGGAGTTGTTGATTTTGATCAGTACATGTGAGCAATAACAACTTATTGTTGATAATTATTTATTGTAAATTTGCTGTGGTTGAAGAATAAATGTTTACTTTCTGGTTTTGAAATTTCTCTGATATTGACATTGAACCTACAGAAATGCTCAATGTATTTTgcagaaaaaatatatgttagaGCACAGGTATATGAGAAAATGAATAGTACCAAAAAGACGaaatcaaggaagaaaaacagatttAGTTTATATTCTCTAATACTTGCCATTTCTAATAACTCCTGGAAATGCTTCATTGGAAAATTGGAACAAGAGGAGAAGATATAAGAAACACGAAATTTGAAAACAGTTACTTTCTAGGAATAACATTGGTAATGTTGGGCTCTAGAATTCATATATGAGGCAAATGAGCTAAATCATGTAGCCTACTGTATATTTAGAtaacatagtttatttttttctctcattgctTACGTCCTCAATACAGCTAGAAATAGTTTAgctatttttctaattaataacAAAGATTTGATCAAGAGGAAATAAAATGCATCACTATCTATTAGTTGAAAACACCATCTTAaaatgtacagggtggccataaagttcatatgctatttaaaatactgtgagctgcatgtgaactttatgaccaccctgtataaTCAGTTTCTGAATTCGTTATAgttgttttgttattattaaataataaaatagagaatattaagaaaaatacattgtATTTGATCATTTCCTTTGGTAGAGAATAGTAATgactgtttttttaattaaaatacaaatgcactataatttaatatttcactataagaattttttaaacatagtttttatttatttttttcaagttattaaggggtacaaatatcgttgttacatggataactttaataatgcttgagtcagggctattagtgtgcccatcacctgaacagtgttcattgtacccatagGTAGATTTTTGTATACATTCCGGAAATCATATATTTTACATGCATAATATATagacatttctaaaaaataaaatcaatttatgCCGACTTATTTGGAAATTTGCATGTAGAATATACTTGGAATATTTTTCATGAGAATGTATATTTATCAATGTCTTAACAATGTTATGTACATTACTCAGGAATGAATAAACTTTAAAcaattatttactttaaaatatttagattgTTTCCTATGTTTTACAATACTATGATATTTAGCTAATACATAATACATGAGtttaattatttgtttcttgAAAAAGATACATTCTACATATGTTTCATTTTAGAAATCTGCTTTAACTGTTTTCATTACTGAACTACTTGTGTTTATAATACTTACAGCTTATTATCTTGCATATTTGAAGGGCTGAATGAGATCAATATAAAGTAAATGTATTATATCGACCAATAAATCTTTAATTTAATAATGTATGATTTATCTTTGTAATCTTAATTGGTTTGCAGATTtcagaacaaatatttttaatttattcagtaGGAACAAAGATTCTGGTgacttttttagttttcattgtaattattttctGCTTACATTCAAATTTTTGCTAATTCATAGTTGATTATTTCCTCAGGAATTTGTTATTCCACCTCTCAATTTCtaactttattttcataatgatggccaaaagataattttataattttaattttttatttgcccTTTTCCCATTTCCAATGTTGTCCTTATTCCACACGCACATATActcaaatatatgtatgtatatatatatttattttaacaattatCAAAGgtctgtatcttttaaaaatattttactcaaATAGCACGTACTTAAAAATACGAGGGCGTGTATATGTAATTCTAAAGACTATATTAGCTACAGTTTTATGGCAGATAAATCAGCCACATTTGATTTCTAGTGACTGagttttatagaatttttaaaaaggtgtgcaaaattttaataacataaaCAACATCATTTAATTTGCTATTATTTCATCATATTTGCATAAAGAATCAATTAgggggcggcgcatgtggctcaacagagtagggtgccggccccatatgccggtgggttcaaacctagccctggccaaaaactgcaaaaaaaaaaaaaaaaaaaaagaatctgttagGTGTGCACTAATTTAGTAAAATTTACTCTTCACTTAAAATTTGAAAAGTTGTAGGTGGATTTATTACACTACCGTAAAGTGAAATTAACTACATTTCACTAATATGTGCTCATCAATAGTATGTTTTTAAACAAAGACGCTGTAAGCagaatttcctattttttctcatgatttttttcttccctgcatCTTAGACACAGACTCGAAGAAAATTAAACATGCAAACATTCGTGTTTTTAGAACTGATGTGGCAATGTGGAAACAGAAGCTGTGTTTAACTATAAAActatgatttttataaattaccttaTTTCATAATACAAATGAAATATCTTTTCTAGTACACAGAAGACCCACTGGTATCAGCAGATTTCAGTGATTAGGGAACATTTGCTATACCTGCAGCTGTTCGAAGGTTGATTGAACAGTGAAAATTCTGACTACATTCTTAGTTTTTATATGCATGGGTCTCTTTGTTGGTTATGAAGTAGTTGCTAGACATTGATGCATTTCATGtgcatctcatttaatccttataactgAGGTCAAAGTTATTTTACCTTCTCTTAATAGATAAAAACTGTAATAATTATCCCAAGACTATGTAACTAGAAATAAGTCATAAACTActacttatttttgtttgtgacattcagcttaacatttaaaaattcattcttgaaaaaaatttgtataaactgggtggtgcctctggctcaaggagtagggtgctggccttaaatactggaggtggtgggttcaaaaccagcccaggccaaaaactaccaaaaaattttttttgtgtgtgtaaatttTAACCTTAGTGGATTGTCTTTTTCTCAGTAGCCATTAATATATTCTTTCTTATATCCATAGCTGCATCAGCATAGATTGACgtctaatttctaattcctaaCAGGCTTCCACCTTTGCTATACTTTTGCACTAGTACTCCTTACTTTTTATCATTGGCAGTCAGAGACCGTAGACACTTATAATTGCAAGCATAAAGTACTCTCAAAATGCTGCTGTCCCATTCAAATCATTACACTCATCTTACAGCAAAATTTCCTTAAATTAATAGACACAAATTAGTTTTTTGAGTGATTGCTGGGGACCTGCAATGGGTAATGTGACAAAATGTTAAAGTCTTAAATGGAatccttctatttatttatctttgtcaAATATGGCTGTATATACTTACTATCCAGTTTCAATTTACCTAGATTCAGCTAGTATTTATTTGCTGTAGTACAGACTGTTATACTTTTGGGGGTCATTTTCTGTGTCTTCATCAGTTGGTCATAAAGAGGTTGCAAGAGGCTACTATGGTGTTTTAAATATGCCATTTTAATATAAGATCTAAAGTTtgagaatttaattgtttttaccTCATTATACTGGCATAGTTTTCTTTTgatgaaatttataattttaaaatgaatgagttATTTAGAATTCTGTACCAAGATCtctatctaaatttttttaacaactggaaaatttaaaattgattACAATTCATTGGGAATCAGCTATTATGGGTTTTGAAGATCACTTCTCAAAATAGTTGACTTCCATAGTTCTTTTAAACTTCTACTCATTCATAAACAACACATTCTGTTGCATAGGTCTACGTCAGATTTTTAATATCCAGGAGCATTGCCTATTAGATGGGTATGTTTGTGAATATGGATCCTTTCACATATCTTTTTCTGGATTTAAACATAGTCATGTAGcttttgatttttgtatccttttaAGTTTCGAATCTGAGTGAAATAACAAGAGGGAAATGAAGAACCATACAAGGCAGATAGAATTCATCCTTCTGGGACTGACAGATAATTCTCAGTTACAGACtgtaattttcttattcttacttCTTAATTACATATTGAGCATTTGGGGAAACTTCACCATCATTGCCCTCACACTGATGGATTCCCAACTCAAGACCCCAATGTATTTCTTCCTCCGTAATTTCTCTTTTCTGGAAATTTCATTCACAACTGCTTGCATTCCAAGATTCCTAATCACCATTATAACCAGAGAAAAGACCATTTCCTATAATGGTTGTATATCTCAGTtgtttttctacatatttttggGGGTTACAGAATTTTTCCTCCTGGCTGCTATGTCATATGACCGGTATGTTGCCATCTGCAAACCTTTGCATTATACCTCCATTATGAGTAATAAAGTTTGCCATCAGCTTGTACTCAGTTCTTGGGTAACTGGATTCCTGGTCATCTTCCCTCCACTGATTTTAGGTCTTGACCTGGACTTCTGTGCTTCAAATGTCATTGATCATTTCATTTGTGATATTTCTCCTGTCCTTCAACTTTCTTGCACAGACACACATTTACTGGAACTAATTGCTTTTTCCTTAGCTGTGATGACACTCATTGTCACATTGATTTTAGTAATCCTTTCTTACTCTTACATCATGAAGACAATTCTAAAATTCCCTTTAgctcagcaaaagaaaaaagccttTTCCACTTGTTCTTCTCACATGATCGTTGTCTCCATTACTTATGGTAGTTGCATATTTATCTACATAAAACCATCAGCAAATGAAAGAGTTACTTTAAGCAAAGGAGTAGCTGTGCTGAATACATCAATTGCCCCTTTATTGAACCCATTCATTTATACTCTGAGGAATCAGCAAGTTAAACAGGCCCTTAGAGATGCATTTAGAAAGATATTTTCTGCTTCAGACAAGTAATAGCACTTGTTGAAATAATTGACATGAAAGCATAAAAGGAATTGTGAACAAAACACTAATTTGACCCTTCTAGTTTAAGAATTGATATGTAATATTTAATTGTTTGTATTACTTTAACTTGCCTGAGATTTCAAAACTGTTTTAATCGTATCTACATGTATTATAGTTTTAACTCTCTGATAGTCAATATGAAAAATTTTCTGTCAGATATAAAAAAATTGCAGCATTCATTTTagacagatttaatgtaatctccattaaaatgccaacatcatactttgaagaactagaaaaaaataattcttcatttggtatggaaccagaaaagaacccaTACAGCCTGTGaaattcttggtaataaaaacaaatccagaggcaTTACTTTAcaagacttcaggttatactacaaatctaaagtaaccaaaatagcctggtattgacagaaaaatagagacatagatctatggaacagaataggaaaCTGAGAGATGAAACTAGCCtcatatcaccatttgatctttggtaaactaaacaaaagcatacactggggaaaaaaaatccctattcaataaaccaTGCTAGGAGAGCTGAAtaaccacatggaaaagactAAAGCTGGAcctctgcacctctcaccacttaaaaaattggctcatgatggataaaagatttaaatctaagacataaaacaataaaaaatccctGAAGAAAGcttgggaaaaactcttgatgatattggcctggggaaagattttatgaagaagactccataggcaaatcaccaccaccactaaaaatgaataaatggaagtTAATTAagctcaaaagcttctgtacagctaaggacagaacaatttaaaaaaaaaatggcaaccttcagaatgggagaagatatttgcatgttatatatctgacaaagggttgataactagaatctacagagacctcaaattaatcagcaagaaaagaacaaataatcccttttatcactgggcaagagatatgtaCAGAACCttctgaagaaggcaggcaaatggttaacaaacacatgaaaaaatgttatcGTCctggtcatcagagaaatggataTCAAAATATCTCGAGGTATCAtccaaccccagtaagaatagcccacatcaccaagttccaaagctgcagatgcagcttggttgtggagagaagggaagacttttacactgctggtgggattgcaaatgaatatagcctctatggaaagaagtatggagaatcaacaaagagctaaaagtagaacttccacttgatcccacaattccattattaggtatctacctagagaaaaagaaatcattttaccatatgGACATCTGCactgaatgtttattgaagctcattTCTCAATTgtcaagatatgaaatcaacccaagtgcccattaactcacgaatggattgataaactgtggtatatgtataccctggagtactctgcagtcataaaaagatactttacatctgttgtattaacctggatggggctgaaaaacattctccttagtaaagtatcacaagagtggaaagcgagtatccgatgtactcaatactaatatgaaaccagtagatgaacacaCATCTATGCAGGAGAAAAGCACAATGATATTCAaattggagggagggggatccaTGTGCTCTCAACTAACATACAATGAAAGGGTCatggcataccttttgggggaagggctcaactacaactttgactttatctaacaatgcaaacaatggaacctaataatttgttccctcatattaatctgaaaaaaatttattttggagtAACAGCATGTTGAAATAAGATGAATGATGGGTTTTGGTGGCATTATAAAAGTTCAGTTCTTGAGGAGTTGGATCtattaaataatatgaataaatgtGCCTTATTGTATTTAAAAGCAGGTTCTaatcaatttttgttattattaaatatgattaaaatatcCAAGAGAGCTTACTCATTAACAATTAATgtggaaaattattttgtaaagtgatttttgaagTGTCAATTGTCAACATAGTAAGAAAGCAATATTTCCTTTGAAGTGAATCATGCATTTCATTTACTACTTatgttgaacatatttttaaattgcaagAGAGAATAAAATGTGATTTCATGTACATGTAGTTGAGTCTACATACAGTATTTTTCAGTAGTATAAGGGAATTTAATCTCTTGAACGTATGATTTAATATCCTGAGTAAATGGGAATATgtgatgaattttatttcttgttacataattattagtttttaattcTCTATGCACTTTTAACAGTAAATTATATTGAAtatagatgttttaaaatttaaatgacttaaaagatgaaattatatttaatttcctCCAAACTAGTGATATAAAGTTATGTTTCCCTTCTATTCCAAACTGTCAGGTCTtagaacatgtttttttttttttatgtggttaTGCCATTATTCCAGTTGATTTTTATCATGGTGGTGATTAAGCTACTAGCACAAGATTATCTTCCTTATTTGCCAGTGGTATTTGTGTTCATGTATGCATATGGTAAGCATGCATTTCCCTAATCTATATTCCTGATAAAATGTACCTATTACATTTAAGGACAGTGAA includes:
- the LOC128562260 gene encoding olfactory receptor 6C70, which produces MKNHTRQIEFILLGLTDNSQLQTVIFLFLLLNYILSIWGNFTIIALTLMDSQLKTPMYFFLRNFSFLEISFTTACIPRFLITIITREKTISYNGCISQLFFYIFLGVTEFFLLAAMSYDRYVAICKPLHYTSIMSNKVCHQLVLSSWVTGFLVIFPPLILGLDLDFCASNVIDHFICDISPVLQLSCTDTHLLELIAFSLAVMTLIVTLILVILSYSYIMKTILKFPLAQQKKKAFSTCSSHMIVVSITYGSCIFIYIKPSANERVTLSKGVAVLNTSIAPLLNPFIYTLRNQQVKQALRDAFRKIFSASDK